The Panicum virgatum strain AP13 chromosome 5K, P.virgatum_v5, whole genome shotgun sequence genome has a window encoding:
- the LOC120708050 gene encoding probable WRKY transcription factor 65 has product MSSAEDGYCSSDSPRAESPEESQAAAGAADAESPRSGPKRERDLCDIPASPSSPLPAPKRSRRSVEKRVVSVPLAECGDRPRGASGEGPPPSDSWTWRKYGQKPIKGSPYPRGYYRCSSSKGCPARKQVERSRADPTVLLVTYTFEHNHPSPQPKGHSCHQQGKASPRPAAPKPELAVEQAELGPELELKTEPEAPEQELESEQEQDQEQKALASLAEPETAAAATVAPVAEEDESFDFGWFDQYPTWHRSAPYAPLLPPEEWERELQGEDALFAGLGELPECAVVFGRRRELSLAATAPCS; this is encoded by the exons ATGTCGTCAGCGGAGGACGGGTACTGCAGCTCAGATTCGCCGCGGGCGGAGTCCCCTGAGGagtcgcaggcggcggcgggggcggcggacgCGGAGTCGCCTCGCTCCGGGCCCAAGCGCGAGCGCGACCTCTGCGACATCcccgcctcgccgtcgtcgccgctgccggcacCTAAGCGCAG CCGGAGATCGGTGGAGAAGCGGGTCGTGTCGGTGCCGCTCGCCGAGTGCGGGGACCGGCCCAGGGGCGCCAGCGGGgaggggccgccgccgtcggactCGTGGACGTGGCGCAAGTACGGGCAGAAGCCCATCAAGGGCTCCCCCTACCCTCG GGGGTACTACCGCTGCAGCAGCTCCAAGGGGTGCCCGGCGAGGAAGCAGGTGGAGCGCAGCCGCGCGGACCCCACCGTGCTGCTCGTCACCTACACCTTCGAGCACAACCACCCGTCGCCGCAGCCCAAGGGCCACAGCTGCCACCAGCAGGGCAAGGCgtccccgcggccggcggcgccgaagCCCGAGCTGGCGGTCGAGCAGGCCGAGCTCGGTCCGGAGCTTGAGCTGAAGACGGAGCCAGAGGCGCCGGAGCAGGAGCTGGAATCGGAGCAAGAACAGGaccaggagcagaaggctctcGCGAGTCTGGCCGAGCCGGAAACGGCAGCAGCCGCAACGGTGGCGCCGgtggccgaggaggacgagagctTCGACTTCGGGTGGTTCGACCAGTACCCGACGTGGCACCGGTCGGCGCCGtacgcgccgctgctgccgccggaggAGTGGGAGCGGGAGCTGCAGGGCGAGGACGCCCTGTTCGCGGGGCTCGGGGAGCTGCCCGAGTGCGCCGTCGTGTTCGGCCGCCGGCGCGAGCTCAGCCTCGCGGCCACCGCGCCGTGCTCCTGA
- the LOC120710748 gene encoding agmatine coumaroyltransferase-2-like produces MIIDLVPAQARQAEYTPARVSVGKSTIKELLGMKITVQSSRAVRPDYGSGGGADVVPLSVFDKVNFDTYVSVIYVFRPPMPPNAALEAGLARALAEYREWAGRLGADARGNRAILLTDEGARFVEATADVTLHSVLPLRPTREVTSLHPSGDGAEELMLVQVTRFACGSVAVGFTAQHLVSDGRATSNFFVAWSQATRGAAVDPAPVHDRSSFFAPRDPPQVEFEHRGVEFKRKQQPPPRVRKPVISDGDADADDELVVHKVHFSREFISKLKSQASPPGTHRPCSTLRCVVAHLWRCVTAARGLGAGVSTSVCIAVDGRVRMTPPVPEGYTGNVVLWARPTATARDLVTRPLQHAVELINRGLARVNEGYFRSVVDFASSGAVEEEGLVPTADAAETVLSPNIEVDSWLRMPFYELDFGGGRPFFFMPSYVAVEGLLIVLPSYFGDGSIDAYVPLFSRHIDNFKNLCYSMSLN; encoded by the coding sequence ATGATCATCGACCTTGTACCCGCGCAAGCTAGGCAGGCAGAGTACACTCCCGCGCGCGTCTCGGTCGGCAAATCCACGATCAAAGAGTTACTAGGAATGAAGATCACCGTGCAGTCGTCGAGGGCGGTCCGGCCTGactacggcagcggcggcggcgccgacgtcgTGCCGCTCTCGGTGTTCGACAAGGTGAACTTCGACACGTACGTCTCCGTCATCTACGTGTTCCGCCCGCCGATGCCGCCCAACGCCGCGCTCGAGGCGGGGCTCGCCAGGGCGCTGGCCGAGTACCGGGAGTGGGCGGGGCGGCTCGGCGCCGACGCCCGGGGCAACCGCGCCATCCTCCTCACCGACGAGGGCGCGCGGTTCGTGGAGGCCACGGCCGACGTCACGCTCCACAGCGTGCTGCCGCTGCGGCCCACCAGGGAGGTGACGAGCCTGCACccgagcggcgacggcgccgaggAGCTCATGCTCGTCCAGGTCACGCGGTTCGCGTGCGGGTCCGTCGCCGTGGGCTTCACCGCGCAGCACCTCGTCTCCGACGGCCGCGCCACCAGCAACTTCTTCGTGGCGTGGAGCCAGGCCACGCGCGGAGCCGCCGTCGACCCGGCCCCGGTGCACGACCGCTCGTCCTTCTTCGCGCCGCGGGACCCGCCGCAGGTGGAGTTCGAGCACCGCGGCGTTGAGTTCAAGCGGAAGCAGCAGCCGCCCCCGCGCGTGAGGAAGCCGGTCAtcagcgacggcgacgccgacgccgacgacgagTTGGTCGTGCACAAGGTCCACTTCAGCCGGGAGTTCATCTCCAAGCTCAAGTCCCAGGCGTCGCCGCCGGGCACGCACCGGCCGTGCAGCACGCTGCGGTGCGTGGTGGCGCACCTGTGGCGGTGCGTGACCGCGGCGCGCGGGCTCGGCGCGGGCGTGTCCACCAGCGTGTGCATCGCCGTGGACGGGCGGGTGCGGATGACCCCGCCGGTGCCCGAGGGGTACACGGGCAACGTCGTGCTGTGGGCGCGGcccacggcgacggcgcgggaCCTGGTCACGAGGCCGCTGCAGCACGCGGTGGAGCTCATCAACCGGGGGCTGGCCCGGGTGAACGAGGGCTACTTCCGGTCGGTCGTGGACTTCGCGAGCTCCGGggccgtggaggaggaggggctggTGCCGACGGCCGACGCGGCGGAGACGGTGCTGAGCCCCAACATCGAGGTCGACAGCTGGCTGCGGATGCCCTTCTACGAGCTGGActtcggcggcgggcggcccttCTTCTTCATGCCCAGCTACGTGGCGGTGGAGGGCCTCCTCATCGTCCTGCCGTCCTACTTCGGGGACGGCAGCATCGACGCCTACGTCCCGCTCTTCAGCCGCCACATCGACAACTTCAAGAACCTCTGCTACTCCATGTCCCTCAACTAG
- the LOC120708052 gene encoding coiled-coil domain-containing protein 25-like produces MVLYFKARPDAGDYTIYMGADKNENEELIKYGLPEDVWFHVDKVSSAHVYLRLKKGETIDTISEGLLEDCAQLVKAHSIQGNKMNNVEVVYTPWSNLKKTPSMDVGQVGFHNQRMVRVLTVEKRVNEIINRLNKTRVERRPDLKAEKEASNAAEKAERKMQLKEKKRKEEMERLEKEKWAEIRSYKGLMVAEKMTSNRQIASAGRSMQEMEDEFV; encoded by the exons ATGGTGCTCTACTTCAAGGCGCGGCCGGACGCCGGCGACTACACCATCTACATGGGCGCCGACAAGAACGAGAACGAGGAGCTCATCAAGTACGGCCTCCCCGAGGACGTCTG GTTCCATGTGGACAAGGTATCCTCGGCGCACGTCTATTTGAGGCTCAAGAAAGGCGAGACCATAGACACCATCAGCGAGGGCCTATTGGAGGACTGCGCGCAGCTCGTAAAGGCTCATTCCATTCAGG GGAACAAGATGAACAACGTTGAGGTGGTCTACACGCCCTGGTCTAATCTCAAGAAGACCCCATCCATGGATGTCGGCCAAGTTGGCTTCCACAACCAACGGATG GTCCGTGTGCTGACAGTCGAGAAGCGTGTCAACGAGATCATCAACAGGTTGAATAAGACCCGGGTAGAGCGCCGACCAGACCTGAAAG CCGAGAAAGAGGCGTCAAacgcggcggagaaggccgagaggaagatgCAATTGAAAGAGAAG AAGCggaaggaggagatggagaggcTGGAGAAGGAGAAGTGGGCGGAGATACGGAGCTACAAGGGCCTCATGGTCGCCGAGAAGATGACGTCCAACCGCCAGATCGCCTCCGCCGGCAGGTCCATGCAGGAGATGGAGGACGAGTTCGTCTGA
- the LOC120710176 gene encoding receptor-like protein 51 gives MGMDDDALFLPRLLLRLAIVVAAAAAGLGAAPLDPQQLLALRALGLGAHPRADPCAAAGAAVNASCDAGAPFRRVTSLALTNCSGTTSVSAAALEALAPSLRALAFADCPAAPPRALPPEQLASGLRAFSCTASLRRLSAVWLSHLANLTELTVADTPLATGSPPELAVVVSHMEHLTRLTISNANLSGFLPHHWHCPNLTHLDLSGNRIAGAIPDTLTLLGGITHLNLSSNVLNGPIPNSIGDLISLTTLDLSNNTLSGGIPDTVSTLPELEVLNLGSNRLNGSIPLFLAEMRGLRELNLENNDFDGMVPFTAKFLSRLRVFRAAGNGKLCYNRSVLSAEIAVGVAPCDKYGFPVLPPPATARSERSADYDDGGGDAEADAGADTRGGPSAAVLGAAIGLSCLAFLVILLVCLCKVCRR, from the coding sequence ATGGGCATGGACGACGACGCCCTCTTcctcccgcgcctcctcctccgcctcgccatcGTCGTCGCGGCAGCGGCCGCGGGCCTGGGCGCGGCGCCGCTAGACCCTCAACAGCTGCTGGCGCTGCGCGCGCTCGGCCTGGGCGCGCACCCGCGCGCGGACCCctgcgccgcggcgggcgccgcgGTGAACGCGTCCTGCGACGCGGGGGCGCCGTTCCGGCGCGTCACTTCGCTCGCCCTCACCAACTGCTCCGGCACCACCTCCGTCTCGGCCGCGGCGCTCGAGGCGCTCGCGCCGTCGCTCCGCGCGCTGGCGTTCGCCGActgcccggccgcgccgccgcgggcgctccCGCCGGAGCAGCTCGCGTCCGGGCTCCGGGCCTTCTCCTGCaccgcctcgctccgccgcctcTCCGCCGTGTGGCTCTCCCACCTCGCCAACCTCACCGAACTCACCGTAGCGGACACGCCCCTCGCGACGGGCTCCCCCCccgagctcgccgtcgtcgtctcccACATGGAGCACCTCACCCGCCTGACAATCTCCAACGCCAACCTCTCCGGCTTCCTCCCGCACCACTGGCACTGCCCCAACCTCACCCACCTCGACCTCTCCGGCAACCGCATCGCCGGCGCCATCCCGGACACCCTCACGCTCCTCGGCGGCATCACCCACCTCAACCTCAGCTCCAACGTCCTCAACGGGCCGATCCCCAACTCCATCGGTGACCTCATTTCGCTCACCACCCTGGACCTGTCCAACAACACCCTCTCCGGCGGCATCCCGGACACCGTCTCCACGctgccggagctggaggtgctCAACCTGGGCTCGAACCGGCTCAACGGGAGCATCCCGCTGTTCCTGGCCGAGATGCGGGGGCTCAGGGAGCTCAACCTCGAGAACAACGACTTCGACGGCATGGTGCCCTTCACCGCCAAGTTCCTGTCGCGGCTGCGCGTGTTCAGGGCCGCCGGGAACGGCAAGCTCTGCTACAACCGGTCCGTGCTGTCCGCCGAGATCGCCGTGGGCGTCGCGCCGTGCGACAAGTACGGGTTCCCGGTGCTGCCTCCGCCGGCCACGGCGCGGTCGGAGCGCAGCGCGGACTACGACGACGGTGGCGGGGACGCGGAGGCGGACGCCGGCGCGGACACGAGGGGCGGGCCCagcgcggcggtgctcggggcgGCCATCGGGCTGTCCTGCCTGGCGTTCCTCGTCATATTGCTCGTCTGCCTCTGCAAGGTGTGCCGCCGCTGA
- the LOC120708051 gene encoding cellulose synthase A catalytic subunit 4 [UDP-forming] yields MESAAAVPCAACGDDACAACRACSYALCRACLDEDAAEGRATCARCGGEYAAAADPAHGNAGAEADEVEDHHAGGGLRERVTMGSHLNDRQDEVSHGRTMSSLSGIGSELNDESGKPIWKNRVESWKEKKNEKKASAKKAAAKAQAPPVEEQIMDEKDLTDAYEPLSRIIPISKNKLTPYRAVIIMRLIVLGLFFHYRITNPVYSAFGLWMTSVICEIWFGFSWILDQFPKWCPINRETYVDRLIARYGDGDDSGLAPVDFFVSTVDPLKEPPLITANTVLSILAVDYPVEKISCYVSDDGSAMLTFESLAETAEFARKWVPFCKKYAIEPRTPEFYFSQKIDYLKDKIHPSFVKERRAMKRDYEEYKVRINALVAKAQKTPEEGWIMQDGTPWPGNNPRDHPGMIQVFLGETGARDFDGNELPRLVYVSREKRPGYQHHKKAGAMNALVRVSAVLTNAPYILNLDCDHYVNNSKAVREAMCFMMDPTVGRDVCYVQFPQRFDGIDRSDRYANRNVVFFDVNMKGLDGIQGPVYVGTGCCFFRQALYGYGPPSLPALPKSSICSWCCCCCPKKKVERSEREINRDSRREDLESAIFNLREIDNYDEYERSMLISQMSFEKTFGLSSVFIESTLMENGGVPESANPSTLIKEAIHVISCGYEEKTEWGKEIGWIYGSVTEDILTGFKMHCRGWRSIYCMPVRPAFKGSAPINLSDRLHQVLRWALGSVEIFLSRHCPLWYGYGGGRLKWLQRLSYINTIVYPFTSLPLIAYCCLPAICLLTGKFIIPTLSNAATIWFLGLFMSIILTSVLELRWSGIGIEDWWRNEQFWVIGGVSAHLFAVFQGILKMIAGLDTNFTVTAKATDDTEFGELYVFKWTTVLIPPTTILVLNLVGVVAGFSDALNSGYESWGPLFGKVFFAMWVIMHLYPFLKGLMGRQNRTPTIVVLWSVLLASVFSLLWVKIDPFVGGTEPVNGTNCNTVIC; encoded by the exons AtggagtcggcggcggccgtgccgTGCGCGGCGTGCGGGGACGACGCGTGCGCGGCGTGCCGCGCGTGCAGCTACGCGCTCTGCAGGGCCTGCctcgacgaggacgccgccgaGGGACGCGCCACGTGCGCGCGCTGCGGCGGGGagtacgccgccgcggccgacccAG CGCATGGCAACGCGGGCGCTGAAGCGGACGAGGTGGAGGAccaccacgccggcggcggcctgcgtgaGAGGGTCACCATGGGCAGCCACCTCAATGATCGCCAG GATGAAGTAAGCCATGGCAGGACCATGAGCAGCTTGTCGGGAATTGGTAGTG AACTGAATGATGAATCTGGAAAACCCATCTGGAAGAACAGGGTGGAGAgttggaaggagaagaagaatgaGAAAAAAGCCTCAGCCAAAAAGGCTGCAGCAAAAGCCCAGGCACCACCTGTGGAAGAACAGATCATGGATGAAAAGGA TTTGACAGATGCGTATGAGCCACTCTCCCGGATCATCCCTATATCAAAGAACAAGCTCACACCTTACAGAGCGGTCATCATTATGCGTTTGATAGTTCTTGGGCTCTTCTTTCACTACCGTATCACCAATCCTGTTTACAGTGCCTTTGGTCTCTGGATGACATCAGTCATATGTGAGATCTGGTTTGGTTTCTCCTGGATCTTGGATCAATTCCCCAAGTGGTGCCCTATCAATCGAGAGACTTATGTTGATAGGCTGATTGCAAG ATACGGAGATGGTGACGATTCTGGATTGGCACCTGTGGATTTCTTTGTCAGTACAGTGGATCCATTGAAAGAGCCTCCACTGATCACTGCAAACACCGTGTTGTCTATTCTTGCTGTGGACTATCCTGTTGAGAAGATCTCATGCTATGTATCCGATGATGGTTCTGCTATGCTCACATTTGAATCACTTGCTGAGACTGCTGAATTTGCTAGAAAATGGGTTCCATTTTGCAAGAAGTATGCCATTGAGCCACGAACTCCTGAGTTCTATTTCTCGCAGAAGATTGACTACTTGAAGGACAAGATACACCCATCTTTTGTCAAGGAGCGTAGGGCTATGAAG AGAGACTATGAAGAATACAAGGTGAGGATAAACGCTTTGGTCGCCAAGGCTCAGAAGACACCTGAGGAAGGCTGGATCATGCAAGACGGTACACCATGGCCTGGGAATAATCCTCGTGACCACCCTGGCATGATCCAG GTTTTCCTTGGTGAGACTGGTGCCCGGGACTTTGATGGAAATGAACTTCCTCGTTTAGTGTATGTTTCAAGAGAAAAAAGACCAGGCTACCAACACCACAAGAAGGCTGGGGCCATGAATGCTCTG GTTCGAGTGTCTGCTGTCCTGACAAATGCTCCTTACATTCTTAATCTTGATTGTGATCACTATGTTAACAACAGCAAAGCCGTCCGTGAAGCAATGTGCTTCATGATGGACCCTACTGTTGGCAGAGATGTCTGCTATGTACAATTCCCACAGAGGTTCGATGGCATTGATCGCAGTGATCGATACGCCAATAGGAATGTTGTGTTCTTTGAC GTTaacatgaaaggacttgatGGCATTCAAGGCCCCGTTTATGTGGGAACTGGTTGTTGTTTCTTTAGGCAAGCACTGTATGGTTATGGACCTCCATCTCTGCCTGCCCTCCCAAAATCTTCGATTTGTTCGtggtgttgctgttgctgtccCAAGAAGAAGGTTGAAAGAAGTGAGAGAGAAATCAACAGGGACTCTCGGCGAGAAGACCTTGAGTCTGCTATTTTCAATCTTCGGGAAATTGACA ACTACGATGAGTATGAGAGGTCCATGCTTATCTCTCAGATGAGTTTTGAGAAGACTTTTGGCCTGTCCTCAGTATTCATTGAATCAACTCTTATGGAGAATGGGGGCGTCCCTGAATCTGCAAACCCATCTACTCTAATTAAAGAAGCCATTCATGTCATTAGCTGTGGATATGAAGAGAAAACTGAATGGGGAAAAGAG ATTGGCTGGATCTACGGTTCAGTTACAGAGGATATTCTGACTGGGTTCAAGATGCACTGCCGTGGCTGGAGATCCATCTACTGCATGCCGGTGAGACCTGCATTCAAGGGATCAGCCCCTATCAATCTTTCCGATCGTCTGCACCAGGTTCTCCGGTGGGCTCTTGGTTCTGTTGAGATCTTCCTGAGTCGGCACTGCCCGCTGTGGTACGGTTACGGTGGTGGCCGTCTGAAATGGCTCCAGAGGCTATCCTACATCAACACCATCGTCTACCCGTTCACTTCTCTTCCTCTTATTGCCTACTGTTGCCTGCCTGCCATTTGCCTGCTCACCGGAAAGTTCATCATTCCAACG CTGTCCAACGCCGCGACAATATGGTTTCTTGGCCTCTTCATGTCCATCATCTTGACGAGCGTGTTGGAGCTGCGGTGGAGTGGCATCGGCATCGAGGACTGGTGGCGCAACGAGCAGTTCTGGGTCATCGGAGGCGTGTCCGCGCACCTGTTCGCCGTGTTCCAGGGTATCCTCAAGATGATTGCCGGGCTGGACACCAACTTCACGGTCACGGCCAAGGCGACGGACGACACCGAGTTCGGCGAGCTGTACGTGTTCAAGTGGACGACGGTGCTGATCCCGCCGACCACCATCCTGGTGCTCAACCTGGTGGGCGTGGTGGCCGGGTTCTCGGACGCGCTCAACAGCGGCTACGAGTCGTGGGGCCCGCTCTTCGGCAAGGTGTTCTTCGCCATGTGGGTGATCATGCACCTGTACCCGTTCCTCAAGGGTCTCATGGGCCGCCAGAACCGCACGCCCACCATCGTCGTGCTCTGGTCCGTCCTGCTCGCCTccgtcttctccctcctctgggTCAAGATCGACCCCTTCGTCGGAGGCACCGAGCCTGTCAACGGCACCAACTGCAACACAGTCATCTGCTGA